A DNA window from Bos indicus x Bos taurus breed Angus x Brahman F1 hybrid unplaced genomic scaffold, Bos_hybrid_MaternalHap_v2.0 tig00003232_arrow_arrow_obj, whole genome shotgun sequence contains the following coding sequences:
- the LOC113888935 gene encoding EKC/KEOPS complex subunit LAGE3-like isoform X1 codes for MESDAHGGGASRAADEHPGAVEFAVGTARGSCSQPGGAGGQDDPDDPAGPGDAVSRGVHGGAGDLAGPRGPSAAGESGGAAAAIPHIPGPSHAPGPGGDTPPGAAVLSNRAIQFSLTVPFASHVDAGLARHFLTVRTQLRGPIRKELDVNGRMLVLRLTAEDPGLLQNSIVFCLEQLSLVMRSLQHFGGRVSRHRRGV; via the exons ATGGAGTCCGACGCGCACGGTGGAGGAGCCAGCAGGGCAGCCGATGAACACCCAGGTGCCGTGGAATTTGCAGTGGGCACAGCACGTGGTAGCTGCAGCCAGCCGGGTGGTGCTGGTGGCCAGGATGACCCTGACGACCCAGCTGGCCCTGGTGATGCCGTCAGCCGTGGAGTTCATGGAGGCGCTGGTGACCTGGCTGGTCCCAGAGGCCCCAGCGCTGCAGGAGAgtcaggtggtgcagctgctgccATTCCGCACATCCCGGGGCCATCACACGCTCCAGGGCCTGGTGGAGATACTCCACCTGGAGCCGCAGTTCTGAGTAATCGAGCCATCCAGTT CAGCCTCACTGTGCCTTTCGCATCACACGTGGATGCGGGCCTTGCCCGCCACTTCCTGACTGTACGTACCCAACTGCGAGGGCCGATTCGGAAGGAGCTCGACGTTAATGGCCGCATGCTGGTTCT CCGATTGACTGCTGAAGACCCTGGCCTGCTCCAGAACTCCATCGTCTTCTGTCTGGAGCAGCTTTCCCTGGTGATGCGGTCCTTGCAGCACTTTGGGGGCCGTGTTTCTCGGCACAGAAGAGGGGTTTAA
- the LOC113888935 gene encoding cancer/testis antigen 1-like isoform X2, which produces MRLGVSWRPLSFRQPCVRLFAPVLLAGLGGRGRHGTLTHEILAGGVHCPRACSHRGNECSVGTNREAGPGSLTVPFASHVDAGLARHFLTVRTQLRGPIRKELDVNGRMLVLRLTAEDPGLLQNSIVFCLEQLSLVMRSLQHFGGRVSRHRRGV; this is translated from the exons ATGCGACTAGGGGTTTCCTGGAGGCCACTGTCCTTCCGGCAGCCCTGTGTGAGGCTGTTCGCACCGGTGCTTCTGGCGGGTCTGG GCGGAAGGGGGCGACACGGCACACTAACGCATGAAATTTTAGCCGGGGGCGTCCATTGCCCGAGAGCCTGCAGTCACCGCGGGAACGAATGTTCGGTGGGAACCAATCGAGAGGCAGGACCAGG CAGCCTCACTGTGCCTTTCGCATCACACGTGGATGCGGGCCTTGCCCGCCACTTCCTGACTGTACGTACCCAACTGCGAGGGCCGATTCGGAAGGAGCTCGACGTTAATGGCCGCATGCTGGTTCT CCGATTGACTGCTGAAGACCCTGGCCTGCTCCAGAACTCCATCGTCTTCTGTCTGGAGCAGCTTTCCCTGGTGATGCGGTCCTTGCAGCACTTTGGGGGCCGTGTTTCTCGGCACAGAAGAGGGGTTTAA
- the LOC113888936 gene encoding cancer/testis antigen 1-like isoform X2, producing the protein MRLGVSWRPLSFRQPCVRLFAPVLLAGLGGRGRHGTLTHEILAGGVHCPRACSHRGNECSVGTNREAGPGSLTVPFASYVDAGLARHFLTVRTQLRGPIRKELDVNGRMLVLRLTAEDPGLLQNSIVFCLEQLSLVMRSLQHFGGRVSRHRRGV; encoded by the exons ATGCGACTAGGGGTTTCCTGGAGGCCACTGTCCTTCCGGCAGCCCTGTGTGAGGCTGTTCGCACCGGTGCTTCTGGCGGGTCTGG GCGGAAGGGGGCGACACGGCACACTAACGCATGAAATTTTAGCCGGGGGCGTCCATTGCCCGAGAGCCTGCAGTCACCGCGGGAACGAATGTTCGGTGGGAACCAATCGAGAGGCAGGACCAGG CAGCCTCACTGTGCCTTTCGCATCATACGTGGATGCGGGCCTTGCCCGCCACTTCCTGACTGTACGTACCCAACTGCGAGGGCCGATTCGGAAGGAGCTCGACGTTAATGGCCGCATGCTGGTTCT CCGATTGACTGCTGAAGACCCTGGCCTGCTCCAGAACTCCATCGTCTTCTGTCTGGAGCAGCTTTCCCTGGTGATGCGGTCCTTGCAGCACTTTGGGGGCCGTGTTTCTCGGCACAGAAGAGGGGTTTAA
- the LOC113888936 gene encoding EKC/KEOPS complex subunit LAGE3-like isoform X1 produces the protein MESDAHGGGASRAADEHPGAVEFAVGTARGSCSQPGGAGGQDDPDDPAGPGDAVSRGVHGGAGDLAGPRGPSAAGESGGAAAAIPHIPGPSHAPGPGGDTPPGAAVLSNRAIQFSLTVPFASYVDAGLARHFLTVRTQLRGPIRKELDVNGRMLVLRLTAEDPGLLQNSIVFCLEQLSLVMRSLQHFGGRVSRHRRGV, from the exons ATGGAGTCCGACGCGCACGGTGGAGGAGCCAGCAGGGCAGCCGATGAACACCCAGGTGCCGTGGAATTTGCAGTGGGCACAGCACGTGGTAGCTGCAGCCAGCCGGGTGGTGCTGGTGGCCAGGATGACCCTGACGACCCAGCTGGCCCTGGTGATGCCGTCAGCCGTGGAGTTCATGGAGGCGCTGGTGACCTGGCTGGTCCCAGAGGCCCCAGCGCTGCAGGAGAgtcaggtggtgcagctgctgccATTCCGCACATCCCGGGGCCATCACACGCTCCAGGGCCTGGTGGAGATACTCCACCTGGAGCCGCAGTTCTGAGTAATCGAGCCATCCAGTT CAGCCTCACTGTGCCTTTCGCATCATACGTGGATGCGGGCCTTGCCCGCCACTTCCTGACTGTACGTACCCAACTGCGAGGGCCGATTCGGAAGGAGCTCGACGTTAATGGCCGCATGCTGGTTCT CCGATTGACTGCTGAAGACCCTGGCCTGCTCCAGAACTCCATCGTCTTCTGTCTGGAGCAGCTTTCCCTGGTGATGCGGTCCTTGCAGCACTTTGGGGGCCGTGTTTCTCGGCACAGAAGAGGGGTTTAA